TTTGCCACAACCACGCCTTCACCTCTCAACCTGGCCGCTATGTGAGTTGTTTTGCTGCCTGGGGCGGCGCAGAGGTCGAGGACCCAGTGACCAGGCTCAACGTCCAAAAGCTCGGTGACAAGAATTGAGACGGGGCCCTGAGCATAAACATAGCCCAACATGTGCCAGAGAGAATCAGTCAACAACCCCTCCGGCTCCGCGTAAAAACCATCGACCGTGAACGGAATCCTTCTAACGGTCAACCCCTCCTCTCGGAGCAGAATTAGACAATTTTCCCGGTCTATCTTGAGGGTGTTGACGCGGAAAGAATCAGGCAGCGGCCTAGAATACGCTTCGAGAAGCATGTCCATTTTATCGGGGATTATTGCCTCGAGGAAACTTCTCAATTCCTGTGACAGCTGAACACTCATTTTAACACACGACCCGTTGCAGACGCCCAAATCAATAGGTCAAGCTCCGCGGGCGTTAAACCAATTTTCTCCGCATGGCTGACAAATTTTCTCTCATAGTCAAGGTAGCGCCATGGCGAAAAAGGGGAATCCACCTTGTTGATAATTCTGTTAGCGGCCATGTATCTAAGTATGTGTCTGTCGAGAATCGCGAGTCCATCGAAACCGATGTTACGTAGAAAATGGCTCGCCTCCTTCATCCCCAGCCCCACCACAACATCCACAAGAAATCTCCTTATCTCCACATGCGACCTCCCACTTCTAACAACAGCAAGAACATCACCAAACATCTTCAACGCGTCAACGATATGCCGAGCCTTTGTTCTATGAAACCTTACACCCGAATTCCTCAAAACAGATTCTATCCTTGAAATTTCTCCTTGCCATAGAGCCCCCTTGTCGAAGAGTTTCTCAACCGCGGTTAATGCGCATAGTGCTTTGGTCTGTGGAGTGCACAAACAGTAGACAAGCTCCTCCAAAACCCTGTCATCATCGAAAAAATTTCGCCTAAACTGTTGGACAACAACTCTGATTTCATCCCTGTAGAGTGGCAGCTTCGACAATACGGCAGATGTCTTCATCTATGGTCTTTGGTTGCCGAGCTCCTTTTAAAGAAAAGTTTGGTCTGCCCCATCGTCATAAGGCTGCTCGTTCTCACTTTCAGCATCAGCGGAATGTCCGAGACTATTTTGCCGAGTACGAGGCAGCGTCTTGGCGGCATCTTCTTGACGAGTAGCTTCACGGTTTCGGAGTCGATTTTCGATATTTTTGAAATTTTTTCTAGGTCTGTGTCGTTTGTGAAGTTGAACAGGAAAATGTTGTCGGCCTGTCTGTATACCAGCTCGGGTATGGTGTCTGGCTGATTTGTTACAAAGATGGGGAACATTCCTATGTGTCTCATTCTAGTTACTAGGTCTTCCCAATAGGTCTCCCGGAGGTATAGATG
The sequence above is drawn from the Candidatus Caldarchaeum subterraneum genome and encodes:
- a CDS encoding N-glycosylase/DNA lyase, yielding MKTSAVLSKLPLYRDEIRVVVQQFRRNFFDDDRVLEELVYCLCTPQTKALCALTAVEKLFDKGALWQGEISRIESVLRNSGVRFHRTKARHIVDALKMFGDVLAVVRSGRSHVEIRRFLVDVVVGLGMKEASHFLRNIGFDGLAILDRHILRYMAANRIINKVDSPFSPWRYLDYERKFVSHAEKIGLTPAELDLLIWASATGRVLK